The Lathyrus oleraceus cultivar Zhongwan6 chromosome 5, CAAS_Psat_ZW6_1.0, whole genome shotgun sequence genome includes the window TGGCACCTATACTTTACGttaaaataaaacaaactcaaCAGTCATTATGTCTGAGGGAAGAGGCAGTGCATCTATGAACATGGTGACTGTGATGATTTCACTACTACTCCTTTTGTTTCTGTCTGAAAGTGCTAATGCAGCAACTTACAACGTTGGAGGACCTAGCGGCTGGACCTACAACACTGATACTTGGCCTAATGGAAAAAAGTTTAGAGCCGGTGATGTGCTCGGTAAGTTTAACTTGATTTTTCCATATATGTTAGCTCAGTAAGTGAGGTAGTTCAACTGATACATACTTAATTGTATAAACGGTTGATTTAAGATTAAATaagtttaattttgattttatgttttattattatGCGAGTGAACAAATTTGTTGATTAATATGATATCAATGCAgtgatatatttttttttacaTGTTATTAACAATTTATTAGGATTTTTAATTATCCAAAAACAAAACCTATCCGTTTAAATAAAATActaattttttaatatatatatatatatatatatatatatatatatatatatatatatatatatatatatatatatatatatatatatatatatatatatatattacctTCAATTATTAATAAATGTCTTGCTGTCGTCACGTAGGTGAAATTAATGTTATTTTAGTAAATTTAACGGTTAAAATTAATTTGACtaacaaaataatttttaaaaaattaatatataatttgtattagataaaatattaaaatgaaatttaaaattaAGTTAAAGAATTTCGGCATTATATTCAAGTGTTATACCTATGTACATGGTAATTGGTTGGTTGTTGCAGTTTTCAACTACGATTCAACGCTACACAATGTTGTTGCTGTGGACAAAGTTGGATATGGGAGCTGCAAGGCACCAGGAGGTGCTAAAGTGTTGAGTTCAGGGAGTGATCAGATTAAGCTAGCAAGAGGGCAAAACTACTTCATATGCAGCATTCCTGGTCACTGCCAATCTGGGATGAAGGTTTTAATCAATGCAGTTTAGTGTTTAATTAAGCTAAGTGATTAGCATAATTAGTTAATGATTTTTATCTCTTTATTATATGTTAATTAGCTGGTAATAGCTGTTATATGTTAATTTGGTTAATTTATATGTATGTAAATGGAGTGTGTGTGTGAGTGAGGTGGCTTTCTACTTATATATAAAACTCttatgtttgtttgtgtggtgTGGTGTGTAAGAATATATGAAAGAGAATTTTAAATGTATTAAAAAATGGAGATATTAATTGATGGTGTTAATTTCCCTTCTTGTACTGTTGAAAATTTGTATTAACATTTTATTCTTTTGAGAATATCACCCAAATATATTTTTAGGACAAATGGAATTAAATTACTTTTTCTACCCAATTTAAACACATGAAAAGTATATACAACTATAGTTTCCAAACTTCTAATATCTTCAATTTACAACAATAAGGATGACTCAAAAATAAACCCTACCACTCTAATATCTTCAATTTATTACCTTAATTCACTGTAGGTTTTGAGCTCATTTGATAAATAGAAACTCCCCTTGTAGATTGTGCTACTTCCAGCTCTATAAAGAATTTCAATTCTCATAGGTTATTGATGCAGAATGTTGAATGCAAGGCTTCCTTAAGATAATCAAATTCTATCAAGATAGGTCCAACTAGTTGTCTAATGGTTGAGTGTTTGGTAGCATTGAATCTTCATGGTATAATGGCTTGTTGGTTTGGGTTAAGTTATATACGATATAAAAAAATTTCAGTTCATAGAAATGTACATTTCTAAAAATTGAAATGGATTTGTTGTGAAAATCCAAAGTAATCTAACCCTTCATGCCTTGTTTGATTCCAAGAAAAACAAATTTATTGGCTCTTGGACCAAATTAAGTATTCTGAGGGTGAATATTTGATGAGTAGCATAAGAGTTAgttatgtattttgtgattgACAGCATTTTGTTAAAACAAATGAAATAGTAACATGTTGGACACGATGTCCTCACATGCTTGTACGATATCACGGTCTACTGTTGTTTCAGTTTCTTGGAAGATTTGTTTTTCAGCATGTGTTTAGTGAAGAGTCTTTGATGATTTGATTCACGCATTCTGCGATTCAAAGTGCATCTTTTAGAAGCTCAAAGATCGGTTCCAGCTGTGCAATGTTTCCTAAGAATGGTTttcaaaacatttaaggaaacattatatcatatttgatttgattctgcagaagattgtgtagactggatgtcgaaacatttaaagaaacatttgatttgattatgcagaagattgtgcagacTAGATGTCGAAATatttaaggaaacattagatTTGATTATGCaaaatggatgtcaaaacatttaaggagacattAGATTTGATTCTGCataatggatgtcaaaacatttaaggagacgTCAAATTTGATTCTGCATAgtggatgtcaaaacatttaaggagacatcaaaTTTGATTTTGCAGaatgaatgtcaaaacatttaaggagacatcaaatttgattatgcaaaatggatgtcaaaacatttaaggagacatcatatttgatttgatcaaatattatgcagaacagatgtcaaaacatttaaggaaacatcAGATTTGATTTGTTTTGATTTGATTTGGATCTGCTGATTTTTATGCCTAAGTCCATGCTTACCAAAGGCTCTTTAAAGAGGACATTACTAAACCTATTTGACAGAAGAGATAGCTACACTTGAGCATtggaaaattagggttttagttGTTTTTGTTATTTGTGAGCCATTCTAGTATCTccttgatacttgaattggactgagttcattgagttgtaattgtgaatcactcatgAGATTTTAAGCAAAAGTGTTTTTTTTCATTGGAAGTGTGTCTTTTGTTCTTTGATTTTTTTACAGTTGTTATCACTACTGTGTGATTGAAGGtaagtgagaggggtctcatatctaagagagtcttagatagaaattctaagggtagtgattaggtgagaagtttgtaaaaccagaGGTTGTTTAGAATTTCAAACTAATACTAATGGGTTAACAATTAACCTGTGTTATTTACTTCCTTCTTTTTACACTGTAATTGGTTCTGGTGTGACATGTCCTGAacctggtgtcgtgacatcgtatacgACATCTGTTATCTGCTTACTATTATTGTCGTGTGAAGTCCTGATACTAATGTCGTGACATCGCATACAACATTTGATATATATgtaccagaatttcaattggtgTCAGAGCAGACATCTTGTTCTGTTTTGGATGAGCTCTAGGGAGatactttctagtaccatggaaGGAGGATTTGTTAACAGACCATCCATCTTAGATGGCaccaactatgactattggaaggcACGTATGGTGGAATTCCTAAAATCTATGGATAGCAAGAGTTGGAAATTTTTCATCAAGGGTTGGGAACATCCTGTCGTAAAGGACAAAGATGGGAAGGTGCTTACTGACTCGAAGCCTGGAGAGGACTggtctaaggaagaagatgaaatatctcttggaaactccaaagctttGAATGCTTTTTTAATGGAGTTGACAAAAGCATATTCAGGTTAATAAACACTTGTAATATGGCTAAATATGCATGGAAAATTCTCAAAACCACCCATGAAGGCACATCTATAGTGAATATGTCTAAACTTCAGTTTCTCACTACCATATTTGAGAATCTAAATATGAAAGATGATGAGAGTATTCATGATTTTCACCTGAATgtttttgaaataaaaaattcATCTAGTTccttgggagagaagatgttAGAAGAAAAGCTGGTTACAAAAATTCTCAGGTCCCTACCTAAGAAATTGGACATGAAGGTCAAAACTATTGAAGAAGCCCAAGACATTTGCAACATGAGAGTGGATGAGACTATTGAGTCACTTTAAACTTTTTAATTGGCTATCAGTGATAGATATGAAAATAAGAACAAGAGCATAACTTTTATCTCCAATACTAAGGATGGAGAGGATCAATGTGACTTGGAAACTGATGAAAGAATTTCTAATGCTATTGTGCTTCTTGGGAGACAATTCAATAAGGTGTTGAAGAAAATGGAAAGGAAGTAAAGACCTGATGTCAAGAACATGTCATTCGACATCAGTAAGTACAATGATTCTTAGAGAAAAGCAAGAACTGAAGGAAAGCCCAATCAAGGAAAATGTATTCATTGACATGAATGTGaaggttttggtcacattagatCAGAATGTCCCACGTATCTCAACAAACAAAAGAAGGGCTTGTCTGATGATTCTGAAGGTGAAACTGATGATGAAATTGCTAAGCATGTTATAGCTTTCACTGGTAGATATGAACCTAATGAAGATTCTTATGATGAGGATGTCTCTTTTGAAGAATTGGTCACTTCCTACAAAGAGCTTTGTGTCAGAAGTGAAGAGGTGTGTAAGACAAGAGAAGAGCAGAAGAGAATCATATCTCAACTATAGGCTGAAAAAGAGAAACTTTTATCTACTGTCACTGATCTTGAAAATGAGGTAACTCTATTGTCTTCTAAACTTGAAAACATGACCAAATCCATAAGAATGTTGAACAATGGGTCTGATATGCTAGATGAAATTCTTCATGTTAGAAAAGAGGCTGAAAACTTAAAAGGTATAGGTTTTAATTACtaatatcaaaataaacaagGAAAAACGCATGTGACAAAATTTATTCCTCCAGAAAGGAAGTATGAGCCCATGATGTCCGACCAAATGATACAACATCCTGCCAGACATCAGGAAACTCAAACTAAAGTCATGTTTTTGCCTTAAAAATATCATCATTATGGTAAATATGGACATATAAAGCCTTTCTGCTACAAACTGTATGGTTATCCAAGACATCCAACATATCCTAGGGTTAATCATGTAATGATTAAAACTAGAAAGGAGTGGGAACCTAAGGTTATTCTACATAAAACTACTTGTTCTTCCATATGCCTAATGTCCAAGGAAGATGAAGTCATGTTGTGGCACCAGAAGCTTGGACATCTGAATCTCAAAGGGATATCTCTTGGTTACTATAGAAACAATAGAGCTTACATGGTATTTAACTCCAGAACCAGGGGcatgatggaatccattaatgttgtggttgatgattcaattattgtaaaatgtgtaacacccttctaaaataccccaaatatttaattaaaattaataaacatataacaatcagagtaattatgcccttcaagggtgtcacacacaataTTCCACAACATTCAACAATATgacggtcatgctcttttatttattcaaaacataaacatttgcataaaacgcagcggatagagatctcctcaatcatgtaaaacatgtaacattcacatgtaaattattcaacaacataaaacatcccatcccgatgttacatctatcagagcacgacccactaaggagactacactagactccaagcattcgcttctactcaactcatttctcgttacctgaaaaatagttgtaagggtgagttcctcaatcaatataataagcattatagaatataatgtcatgttaagtaaataacacattaatcaccctaatcgcaacatacaatccGTAACAgcatcatactcaacatcaatataaagcacaagtataatctcaaatcatactctacaacaacacaacacgcgtataatattggaatacatccattcatattatacgccatacatacattatgcaatgagactccacacatgcggtaccgactattcttgaacatatagttcaacttcaccgaccaaatccaggtacggctaccaagctcactagtcccactcatttgagatctagtgactcacatcactaattcctcactatgggaattagctaccaccccaagggccatgctatgcacgctaattcacctagcatgcaaacatcaacaacagtccaaaacgactaacatcactaattcctcaccacgggaattagctaccaccataaggccacaatatacatgctaatcatctagcaatgcaacatcacaacaataatccacaatggaccgatgctcactctctaagccacaaaacagtccattcacaacacatgcataacatatacattcacaatattatacatgccatcacacatcatcaacaaggtatcaacacatcattatcatgtaattcaattaaacacagtattagcacactctactaatacctatactgctcaaaatagcgggaaataatccctattacatcatacgccatCATAGGCCAATTCTCAATTATGTATACAACATtcaaaatatccatttttccactctgcaacagcgttaaccggttaacgccctgggttaaccggttaacgcagcacaacacgcctcctgtcccaaaacttacagtgttaaccggttaacgccctgggttaaccggttaacgcagcacaaacagcaatattttcagcaatcacaacagtgttaaccggttaacgtcctgggttaaccggttaacgcaagcaaaacagcatATTTTCCtaattcgcaacagtgttaaccggttaacactctgggttaaccggttaacgcaagacagaaagctgttcctgcgctaacacactgcagaatgcagaattctccgcattttccgccgttggaggacttccggacctccgattccgattccgtaaaaagctatacgttcggaatttcaccactaacccaaacacagattcaattacagtctaaatacaatttatccaattcagttcttcagcatcaacaatcccaattagggtcaaattaacggcttatcactacccatcacatattatcccataatacccattaatcgacgataaaccccccttacctgagttaatcgacgaatctcaagctccaagcttttctctcttcaaccttcagcccttgctctgcctctttgcccttttcctctttcacgatcgcttcttctgtttcacgtgaaaagtttcttttccaaatgagactcttttccttattccaacttatatattttccaaattatattattccaataataataataatttaataattccaaaataataataataataatccaattatttaattaaattaataaatatattattaacttaatttaattaattatcatattattatcggggtgttacaactctcccccactaaaagagttttcgtccccgaaaacatacctcaagcgaacaactctgggtaagactccttcatcttactctccagttcccaagtcgcattgccacctgctggtcctccccaagctaccttcaccaaggcaatctctttaccccgcaactgcttcaactctcgatcctcataggtgatgtttcaacagtcaggttatctctcacctgtacatcatctatttggactacatgcgacggatcatgaatgtacctcctcaactgagacacatgaaaaacctcatgcaaattcgcaagcgacggcggtaaagcgatacgataggctacctcccctatccgctccaaaatctgataaggaccaataaatcgaggtgtcaacttcttcgacttcaaagctcgaccaacaccagttatcggagtgacacgaagaaacacatgatctccctcttgaaattcaagtgacttcctcctcttgtcatgataactcttctgacgactctgagcaattctcatcttctcctgaatcatcttaatcttttccgtagtttgttgaacaatctctggtccaaccacagcactctcgccggactcataccaacataaaggcgtccgacatctcctaccatacaaagcttcaaacggtgccataccaatgctcgaatgaaaactattgttgtaggtgaactcaatcagaggtaaataacaatcccaagcacctcccttctccaaaacacaagctctcaaaaggtcctctagtgactgaatcgtcctctcagtctgaccatcagtctgcggatgatatgcagaactcaatctcaacttagttcccaaagctctctgcaaaccttcccagaacttcgatgtaaatctaggatctctgtccgaaacaatactcgacggaatgccatgcaaacttacaatcttctcaatatacaactcggctaatctctctaacggataatccattctgatcggaatgaaatgagccgactttgtcaatctgtcaacgatcacccaaatagcttcaaaattcttacttgtcctcggtaaaccagaaacaaaatccatactgatactatcccatttccactctggaatagccaacggttgcattagcccagacggcttctgatgctcaatctttgacttctgacaagtcaaacaagaataaacaaaacttgcaatttctcttttcattcccggccaccaaaataactttttcaaatcatgatacatcttcgtagccccaggatgaatactcaacccactacgatgcccttcctcaagaatactcttcttaagttctgtaacatccggaatacacactcgattaccaaatttcaaaacaccattctcatcaactctgaatccactaccttggccttgattcactaaagtcaacttatcaaccaaaagtatatcggatttctgaccctctgtgatctcatccagaataccactcgttaacttcaacattcccaatttaacactattgtgagtactctcacacaccaaactcaagtctctaaactgctcaatcaaatccaattccttaaccatcaacatagacatatgcaatgacttccgactcaacgcatcagccactacgtttgccttacccggatggtaattcaaaccaaagtcataatccttcagaaattctaaccatctcctctgtctcatattcagctctttctgatcaaacaaatactttaaactcttatggtcactgaaaacctcaaatcttgaaccgtacaaataatgtctccataacttcagaacaaataccacagctgccaactctaaatcgtgcgtcggatagttcctctcatgaatcctcagctgtctcgaagcataagctataacctgcttattctgcatcaacacaccacccaaacccaacaatgaagcatcacagtaaacctcaaatggttccgacgaactcggtaatatcagaataggagcactagttaaccttctctttaactcttggaaaccttcttcacattttgagtcccaaacaaacgcttgcccttttctagtcaacatcgtcaacggtaacgccaacttagaaaatccctcaatgaacttcctataataacctgcaagtccaagaaaactccttatctccgaagctgacttcggagcttcccacttagataccgcttctatcttagaaggatcaacagcaacaccacctcttgaaatcacatgaccaaggaaactaacctcttctaaccaaaattcacatttagagagtttagcaaataacttcttttcccgtagaacttctaaaaccactctcaaatgctcagcatgctcttcttcagatttcgaatacaccaaaatgtcatcaataaataccacaacaaactgatctaggtacggatggaaaatcctattcatatactccataaatactccaggcgcattagtcacaccaaaaggcattacagaatactcataatgtccatacctcgttctgaaagcagtcttctgaatatcttcagttttcacacgtatctgatgatacccagatctcaaatctatcttgctgaacacactcgcaccaaccaactgatccatcaaatcatcaatcctcggcaaaggataccgattcttgatcgtcactttattcagttgcctgtagtccacacacaacctcatagtaccttctttcttcttaaccaataacactggtgcaccccacggtgacacactcggacaaataaatttcttatccaacaaatctttcaactgactcttcaattcagctaactcaacagcagacatacggtacggagccatcgatatcggtctggtaccaggtaccaaatcaatcgagaactcaacttcacgctctggcggtaattcattcacttcttccggaaacacatcaggaaaatcacacaccactgctagatcgccaatcaccaatttatctttagcctccagagtcgctaacagcataaacaactctgccccacctgctacttcctcattcacctgccttgctgatagaaacaaatcctttccttcctcaatctcaggaaatatcacagtcttatcaaaacagttgatagaaactcggttacacaccaaccagttcatacccagaataacatcaatctgcactaatggaagacacacaaggtccatcccaaagtctctaccaaaaatactcaaaggacaattcaaacaaactgatgtagtagtcactgaacccttcgcaggagtatcaataaccatacttccaagcatctcagatatctctaacttaagtttcacagcacaatccaaagatataaaggaatgagtagcaccagtgtcaataatagctacaagaggaaagccattaatataacacgtacctcggatcaaccgatcatctgcagcagtctcagaacccgataaagcaaagaccttgcctcctgactgattctccttcttcggcttaggacactgtggactgatatgacccacctctccacagttgaagcaagtcagagtcttcaaccggcactctgcagccaaatgaccacctttaccacacttgaaacacttcttctcaacactagcacactcatggaaacgatgtcccgcctgaccacatctgtaacacttagcaggagcactagagtctcccccactaggcctcttcatcccactctgcttctgaaaacctttgccaactgcatacggttttccacgatcattctgattcttgcctttcctatcaaccctctgctaatagctctctgctctggctttggaatcctgttcaaaaatcctgcaacagtcaaccaagtcagaaaacactcggatccgctgatatccaatagcctgtttgatctcgggacgcaacccgttctcaaacttcacacatttcgaaaattctccagcagcctcattatagggagtataatacttcgacagctctgtgaacttagcagcatactcagtaacagacctgttaccctgcttcagttccaagaactctatctctttctttcctctgacatcttctggaaaatacttcctcaggaatctctctctgaacacagcccaagtgatctcagtattcccagtagattccaactcagtgcgggtagcaacccaccaatcatcagcttcctctgacagcatatgcgtaccgaacctgaccttctggttatcggcacactcagtcactcggaagattctctcgatctccttcaaccacttctgagcaccatctggatcgtatgctcccttgaacattggaggattgttcttctggaactcactcagttgacgagcagctcccattcccgcaacattcggatttcctccaagtactccagctagcatacccagagcctcagcaatcgcagcatcatctctacctcttccagccatctctattctgaaaacctaaacaactaaaacaataagtactgatagggttacacaacacctatcccgtacagggaaacagaaaattacgactcgactcgaccgactatgctctgataccactaatgtaacacccttctaaaataccccaaatatttaattaaaattaataaacatataacaatcagagtaattatgcccttcaagggtgtcacacacaataTTCCATAACATTCAACAATATgacggtcatgctcttttatttattcaaaacataaacatttgcataaaacgcagcggatagagatctcctcaatcatgtaaaacatgtaacattcacatgtaaattattcaacaacataaaacatcccatcccgatgttacatctatcagagcacgacccactaaggagactacactagactccaagcattcgcttctactcaactcatttctcgttacctgaaaaatagttgtaagggtgagttcctcaatcaatataataagcat containing:
- the LOC127082705 gene encoding basic blue protein, whose protein sequence is MSEGRGSASMNMVTVMISLLLLLFLSESANAATYNVGGPSGWTYNTDTWPNGKKFRAGDVLVFNYDSTLHNVVAVDKVGYGSCKAPGGAKVLSSGSDQIKLARGQNYFICSIPGHCQSGMKVLINAV